The Halorientalis sp. IM1011 genome window below encodes:
- the tnpA gene encoding IS200/IS605 family transposase — protein MVKSTRHAKYELYYHIVFVPKYRRSHLTGKTKERLETIFEEICEDKDLELAESEVMPDHVHLFIGSPPKNAPSLIVNWVKGISARKYNQRYDDRVKWTRSYYVGTAGSASKGAVERYIAEQEGGGA, from the coding sequence ATGGTGAAGAGTACCCGTCACGCGAAATACGAACTCTACTACCACATAGTGTTCGTGCCGAAATATCGGCGTTCGCACCTGACGGGGAAGACGAAGGAACGACTCGAAACCATCTTCGAGGAAATCTGTGAGGACAAAGACCTCGAACTGGCCGAGTCCGAGGTCATGCCCGACCACGTACACCTGTTCATCGGGAGTCCACCGAAGAACGCCCCGTCCCTCATCGTCAACTGGGTCAAGGGCATCTCCGCCCGGAAGTACAATCAACGATACGACGACCGCGTGAAGTGGACTCGCTCGTACTACGTCGGAACAGCGGGAAGCGCATCGAAGGGCGCTGTCGAACGCTACATCGCTGAACAGGAAGGCGGGGGCGCATGA
- a CDS encoding RNA-guided endonuclease TnpB family protein produces MNRVNTFEVVPQTENDKECLLRLLDASASLWNELTYERRQNYFGDGDVWDTSEYRGQYNGVVGSATVQQVTRKNSEAWRSFFALKEKGEYANPPSYWGNEEDGRELRTYIRNNQYTIQWGKRSRLEIPVGKELKDEYGLGYHERLRLEVRGNPKWDGKQGRLELEYDEVSDTFRAFQPVTVPDSRLDSPLASEEAALDVGANNLVACSTTTGNQYLYNGRELFGRFRETVNEIARLQSKLREGRYSSKQIRRLYRQRTKRRDHAQNALVRDLVERLYDEGVATVYVGDLTDVLETHWSVRVNEKTHNFWAFKKFIHRLACVCEEYGISLEAESEAWTSQTCPECGDHDATIRHEDTLTCPCGFEGHADLTASETFLRENSDTEVRPMARPVRFEWDDHDWSGKPYPHESPKEVRTNPQVASVGR; encoded by the coding sequence ATGAATCGCGTCAACACTTTCGAGGTCGTGCCACAGACCGAAAACGACAAGGAGTGCCTTCTACGGCTACTCGACGCCTCCGCATCCCTGTGGAACGAACTCACCTACGAACGCCGTCAGAACTACTTCGGTGACGGCGACGTGTGGGATACCTCCGAGTACCGTGGACAGTACAACGGCGTCGTCGGAAGCGCGACCGTCCAACAGGTCACACGCAAGAACAGCGAAGCGTGGCGGTCGTTCTTCGCCCTCAAAGAGAAAGGCGAGTACGCCAACCCACCGTCGTACTGGGGCAACGAGGAGGACGGACGCGAACTCCGTACCTACATCCGAAACAACCAGTACACGATTCAGTGGGGCAAGCGTAGCCGTCTCGAAATCCCTGTCGGGAAAGAACTGAAAGACGAATACGGACTCGGCTACCACGAACGACTCCGCCTCGAAGTCCGAGGCAACCCGAAGTGGGACGGTAAACAGGGCCGTCTGGAACTTGAGTACGACGAGGTGAGCGACACGTTCAGGGCCTTTCAACCAGTCACCGTACCTGATTCTCGACTGGATTCACCACTGGCTTCAGAAGAAGCCGCCCTCGACGTTGGCGCAAATAACCTCGTCGCCTGTTCCACGACCACTGGGAACCAGTACCTCTACAACGGTCGGGAGTTGTTCGGACGTTTCCGTGAGACGGTAAACGAAATCGCCCGCCTCCAGTCGAAACTCCGTGAGGGACGCTACTCCTCGAAGCAGATTCGACGGTTGTACCGACAGCGGACGAAACGCCGTGACCACGCACAGAACGCGCTGGTGCGCGACCTCGTTGAACGACTGTACGACGAGGGAGTGGCGACGGTGTACGTGGGCGACTTGACCGACGTGCTGGAAACGCACTGGTCGGTCAGAGTGAACGAGAAGACGCACAACTTCTGGGCGTTCAAGAAGTTTATCCACCGTCTCGCGTGCGTCTGTGAGGAATACGGCATCAGCCTCGAAGCCGAGTCGGAAGCGTGGACGAGTCAGACGTGTCCCGAGTGTGGCGACCACGACGCGACGATTCGCCACGAGGACACGCTGACGTGTCCGTGCGGTTTCGAGGGACACGCCGACCTCACGGCATCAGAGACGTTCCTTCGAGAAAACAGCGACACGGAAGTCAGGCCGATGGCACGGCCCGTGCGATTCGAGTGGGACGACCACGACTGGTCGGGGAAACCATACCCTCACGAAAGTCCCAAAGAAGTGCGCACAAACCCGCAAGTTGCCTCCGTGGGTCGGTAG
- a CDS encoding ABC transporter permease: MSWRVIAREDVRGTILSKTTWLAVGLFPIAFLGYAVAHDYVGEPTFPAFVGGLASVVGVLLPAIAILVGYKSIVEDRTSGRLALTLSLPHSRRDLAIGTFVGRAVVVLVPALLALVVAGVVGAVRFGTEGVLWFPWFLVATALFGAAFVGFAVGLSMSTTADRWITLGGLGGYLLLVTFWGSLQSTVLLVLHRFEFEVLRDMPDWALLFRLIEPGESYARLVRAGFDVDLAGLYVAEGAPVYVSAPAALVLLVAWVVVPLAVGYHRFRESDL; this comes from the coding sequence GTGAGCTGGCGTGTGATCGCCCGGGAGGACGTGCGCGGCACGATCCTGTCGAAGACGACCTGGCTCGCGGTCGGTCTCTTCCCGATCGCGTTCCTCGGGTACGCGGTCGCCCACGACTACGTCGGCGAGCCGACCTTCCCGGCATTCGTCGGGGGGCTCGCCAGCGTCGTGGGCGTGCTCCTCCCGGCGATCGCGATCCTCGTCGGCTACAAGTCGATCGTCGAGGACCGCACGAGCGGCCGACTCGCCCTCACGCTCTCCTTGCCGCACTCCCGGCGCGACCTGGCGATCGGGACGTTCGTCGGCCGTGCGGTCGTGGTGCTCGTCCCGGCCCTGCTCGCGCTCGTCGTCGCAGGCGTGGTCGGTGCCGTCCGCTTCGGTACCGAGGGGGTGCTGTGGTTCCCGTGGTTCCTCGTCGCGACCGCGCTCTTCGGGGCCGCGTTCGTCGGCTTTGCCGTCGGCCTCTCGATGTCGACGACCGCCGACCGCTGGATCACCCTCGGCGGCCTCGGCGGGTACCTGCTGCTGGTCACGTTCTGGGGAAGCCTCCAGTCGACCGTGCTCCTCGTCCTCCACCGCTTCGAATTCGAGGTGCTTCGCGATATGCCCGACTGGGCGCTGCTCTTCCGGCTGATCGAACCCGGCGAGTCCTACGCCCGACTCGTCCGCGCCGGGTTCGACGTGGACCTGGCAGGGCTGTACGTGGCCGAGGGTGCCCCCGTCTACGTGAGTGCGCCGGCTGCGCTCGTGTTGTTGGTGGCGTGGGTAGTCGTTCCGCTTGCGGTAGGCTACCACCGGTTTCGGGAGTCCGATCTCTGA
- a CDS encoding ABC transporter permease: protein MSWDVIARQDWALTVGERSTKYLLGLLAFVIVVTAYAYPLGGSGTYTTGRFAGVVHGSLTTLVPIVGVLLGYNAVVSERESGALRLTLSLPHSRADVVFGKFLGRAGVVTATLVASLAVAGFLVVYPFGELEPLRYLAFVGFTVWFGGIWTGIGIAASIAATTKRRALVLALFFFFLFVMVWDTVADGVTLALSFAGLVDGELPDPLQFVFGLEPGRVFGRLTDGFVDPSATVEGAWYLSEWVALVLFALWLAGPLGLAYRRFARGDLA, encoded by the coding sequence ATGAGCTGGGACGTGATCGCCCGCCAGGACTGGGCGCTGACGGTCGGCGAGCGCTCGACGAAGTACCTGCTGGGCCTGCTCGCGTTCGTGATCGTCGTCACAGCGTATGCCTACCCGCTCGGCGGGTCGGGGACGTACACGACAGGACGGTTCGCCGGCGTCGTCCACGGGAGCCTGACGACGCTGGTCCCCATCGTCGGCGTCCTGCTGGGGTACAACGCGGTCGTCAGCGAGCGCGAGTCGGGCGCGCTCCGGCTCACGCTGTCGCTGCCCCACAGCCGGGCCGACGTCGTGTTCGGGAAGTTCCTCGGCCGGGCCGGCGTGGTCACGGCGACGCTGGTCGCCTCGCTGGCCGTCGCCGGATTCCTCGTCGTCTATCCGTTCGGCGAACTCGAACCGCTCCGGTATCTCGCCTTCGTCGGTTTCACTGTGTGGTTCGGCGGGATCTGGACGGGTATCGGGATCGCAGCCTCCATCGCCGCAACCACCAAACGGCGCGCACTCGTCCTCGCGCTCTTCTTCTTTTTCCTGTTCGTGATGGTCTGGGACACGGTCGCCGACGGGGTCACGCTGGCGCTCTCCTTCGCCGGCCTCGTCGATGGGGAGTTGCCCGACCCGTTGCAGTTCGTCTTCGGTCTCGAACCGGGCCGGGTCTTCGGACGGCTCACCGACGGATTCGTCGACCCCAGCGCCACCGTCGAGGGTGCCTGGTACCTGAGCGAGTGGGTCGCGCTCGTCCTGTTCGCGCTGTGGCTCGCGGGACCGCTGGGGCTCGCCTATCGGCGTTTCGCGCGGGGTGATCTGGCGTGA
- a CDS encoding ABC transporter ATP-binding protein: MAAIEATEVSKRYGTVIALDRVDLTVPEGEIFGFLGPNGAGKSTFINVLLDFVSPSDGSVEIFGHDCHAEGVTARERIGVLPEGYSVFERRTGRQHIEYAIESKDADDDPAEILDRVGLDPADAEREASDYSKGMAQRLVLGMALVGEPDLLLLDEPTTGLDPNGAAEMRDIIREENERGATVFFSSHILEQVEAVCDRVGILQNGELVAVDTIEGLRESLGGGTKLVITVDTLQNGTLETVRGVQGVETAVEREDSTLEVTCTNDAKMDILVQLHDAGVDVVNFRTEEASLEDMFIEYTGTGR, encoded by the coding sequence ATGGCCGCCATCGAAGCCACCGAGGTGTCGAAACGCTACGGGACGGTGATCGCCCTCGATCGGGTCGATCTCACCGTCCCCGAGGGGGAGATTTTCGGCTTTCTCGGCCCCAACGGCGCGGGGAAATCCACGTTCATCAACGTCCTGCTCGACTTCGTGTCGCCCAGCGACGGATCGGTCGAAATCTTCGGCCACGACTGTCACGCGGAGGGCGTTACGGCTCGCGAACGGATCGGCGTCCTCCCGGAGGGGTACTCGGTGTTCGAGCGCCGCACCGGCCGCCAGCACATCGAGTACGCCATCGAGTCGAAAGACGCCGACGACGACCCCGCCGAGATTCTGGATCGGGTGGGGCTCGATCCCGCCGACGCCGAACGGGAAGCCAGCGACTACTCGAAAGGGATGGCCCAGCGACTCGTCCTCGGGATGGCACTGGTCGGCGAGCCGGACCTCCTCTTGCTCGACGAGCCAACGACGGGGCTGGACCCCAACGGGGCCGCCGAAATGCGGGATATCATCCGCGAGGAGAACGAGCGGGGTGCGACGGTCTTTTTCTCCAGCCACATCCTCGAACAGGTCGAGGCGGTCTGTGACCGCGTGGGCATCCTCCAGAACGGCGAACTCGTGGCCGTCGACACCATCGAGGGGCTCCGGGAGTCACTCGGAGGGGGGACGAAGCTCGTCATCACGGTCGACACCCTGCAGAACGGGACGCTGGAGACTGTTCGCGGAGTTCAGGGCGTCGAGACGGCCGTCGAGCGCGAGGACTCGACGCTGGAGGTGACCTGCACGAACGACGCGAAGATGGACATCCTCGTGCAGTTGCACGACGCGGGCGTCGACGTGGTGAACTTCCGGACCGAGGAGGCCTCGCTGGAAGATATGTTCATCGAGTACACCGGGACGGGCCGATGA
- a CDS encoding transcriptional regulator — MATDQRRTAEKEAPDDPEDLLPEDSVLSLGEYLDMHAAVGNRTRYEILYRLVHAGEMSPTELADMMDIDDSTLHYHLNELLESGLVEKRQRTEREQGGLYTYYRATVFGEVTLTDGVDELIRGEQAFDEMYNSSSGE, encoded by the coding sequence ATGGCGACCGATCAGAGACGGACAGCGGAGAAGGAAGCGCCGGACGATCCAGAGGATCTGCTGCCAGAGGACAGCGTTCTCAGTCTCGGCGAGTATCTGGATATGCACGCTGCCGTCGGGAACCGAACGCGATACGAAATTCTCTATCGACTGGTTCACGCCGGTGAGATGAGTCCGACAGAGCTTGCGGATATGATGGACATCGACGACAGCACACTCCACTATCACCTGAACGAACTCCTCGAGAGCGGACTGGTCGAAAAGCGTCAGCGCACGGAACGAGAACAGGGCGGGCTCTACACGTACTATCGCGCGACCGTGTTTGGTGAGGTCACTCTCACCGACGGTGTCGACGAGTTGATCCGCGGTGAGCAGGCCTTCGACGAGATGTACAACAGTTCGAGCGGCGAGTGA
- a CDS encoding AbrB/MazE/SpoVT family DNA-binding domain-containing protein: protein MGNTSADGNQSEELTLTVDDRGRVTLPKEVRDRLGIESNDEISATLVGSVLEVNPKPSTKLKTARADRDNWENTTTTDAGEALFGPMEQWSDSR from the coding sequence ATGGGAAATACATCTGCCGATGGCAATCAAAGCGAGGAACTGACGCTCACAGTAGACGATAGAGGGCGGGTAACCCTACCGAAGGAGGTCCGGGATCGGTTGGGCATCGAGTCGAACGACGAGATCTCCGCGACCCTCGTCGGTTCGGTCCTCGAGGTTAACCCGAAACCGAGCACGAAACTGAAGACAGCAAGAGCGGACCGGGACAACTGGGAGAACACGACGACAACCGATGCGGGAGAGGCGCTCTTCGGACCGATGGAGCAGTGGTCCGATAGCAGATGA
- a CDS encoding type II toxin-antitoxin system VapC family toxin, with translation MTESLPTEVTVLTDVNVLAIGLTEDHPAHDDVYPWIENALDGPNVLLVFDYYPLRAQYIMTSNFGVGPAAARNAVQSLVRSPARIVGATETTLLEAYEISAEKNHDVYDSFILALARAYDADYLITTDADFEDLCDGEDTTYTNPIPGEKREKLAFIDG, from the coding sequence ATGACTGAGTCGCTCCCGACCGAAGTGACGGTTCTCACGGACGTGAACGTACTCGCGATCGGGTTGACCGAAGATCATCCGGCCCACGACGATGTGTATCCCTGGATCGAGAATGCCCTCGATGGACCGAACGTCTTGCTCGTCTTCGATTATTACCCGCTCCGAGCGCAGTATATCATGACGAGCAACTTCGGAGTGGGTCCGGCGGCTGCTCGCAACGCGGTCCAGTCCCTCGTTCGCAGTCCCGCACGAATCGTCGGTGCGACCGAAACCACTCTTCTGGAGGCTTACGAGATCAGCGCCGAGAAAAACCACGACGTCTACGATTCGTTCATCCTCGCGCTGGCACGAGCATACGACGCTGACTACCTTATCACCACCGATGCCGATTTCGAGGACCTCTGTGACGGTGAAGACACGACCTACACCAATCCGATCCCGGGCGAAAAACGCGAGAAATTGGCGTTCATCGATGGGTAG
- the aglM gene encoding UDP-glucose 6-dehydrogenase AglM, translating into MHVSVVGSGYVGTTIAACFADLGHDVTSVDIDEDIVAAVNDGEAPIHEPGLDPLVSIYGGDQLRATTDYDAIREADVTFLALPTPKNDDGSIDTSIMEAGAESVGEAIAEKDGYHLVVVKSTVVPGTTEDTLTPIIEDASGKTAGEDFGVAVNPEFLREGTAVDDFMEPDKIVVGTDGDGRALDLLAEVYEPLVLQWDVPVFETGPREAEMIKYANNAFLASKVSLINDIANICKEYGVDAYEVAEAIGLDDRIGERFLRSGVGWGGSCFPKDTAAIIQHAHDAGYEPRMLEAAVEVNDRQPERLLDLLDDHVDADGKRIAVLGLAFKPGTDDIRNSRAIPVIEGLQERGAEVVAYDPVAVGEMAERFPEIEYAESAADALDDAHGAVAVTDWDEFGTLDEEFDAMADSVVVDGRRIIERREGITYEGLTW; encoded by the coding sequence ATGCACGTAAGCGTCGTCGGCAGCGGCTACGTCGGGACGACCATCGCGGCCTGTTTCGCCGACCTCGGCCACGATGTCACCAGCGTCGACATCGACGAGGACATCGTCGCGGCCGTCAACGACGGCGAAGCGCCGATCCACGAACCCGGACTGGACCCGCTGGTCTCGATCTACGGCGGTGACCAACTCCGGGCGACGACCGACTACGACGCCATCCGCGAGGCCGACGTGACCTTCCTCGCGCTCCCGACGCCGAAAAACGACGACGGGAGCATCGACACCTCGATCATGGAGGCCGGTGCCGAATCCGTCGGCGAGGCCATCGCCGAGAAGGACGGCTACCACCTCGTCGTCGTCAAGAGCACCGTCGTTCCCGGCACCACCGAGGACACCCTGACGCCGATCATCGAAGACGCGTCGGGCAAGACCGCGGGCGAGGACTTCGGCGTCGCCGTCAACCCCGAGTTCCTCCGGGAGGGAACCGCGGTGGACGACTTCATGGAACCGGACAAGATCGTCGTCGGAACCGACGGCGACGGGCGCGCTCTCGATCTGCTCGCCGAGGTCTACGAACCGCTGGTCCTCCAGTGGGACGTGCCGGTCTTCGAGACTGGCCCCCGAGAGGCCGAGATGATCAAGTACGCCAACAACGCATTCCTCGCGAGCAAGGTCAGCCTCATCAACGACATCGCGAACATCTGCAAGGAGTACGGCGTCGACGCCTACGAGGTCGCCGAGGCCATTGGCCTTGACGACCGTATCGGCGAGCGATTCCTACGGAGCGGAGTCGGATGGGGGGGAAGCTGCTTTCCGAAGGACACCGCGGCGATCATCCAGCACGCCCACGACGCGGGCTACGAGCCCCGGATGCTCGAAGCGGCGGTCGAGGTCAACGACCGCCAGCCCGAACGCCTCCTCGACCTGCTCGACGACCACGTCGACGCCGACGGGAAACGGATCGCCGTACTCGGTCTCGCCTTCAAGCCCGGGACTGACGATATCCGGAACTCGCGGGCGATCCCGGTGATCGAGGGATTGCAGGAACGCGGCGCGGAGGTCGTCGCGTACGATCCGGTCGCAGTGGGGGAGATGGCCGAGCGATTCCCCGAGATCGAGTATGCCGAGTCGGCGGCCGACGCACTCGACGACGCTCACGGCGCGGTCGCGGTCACCGACTGGGACGAGTTCGGGACCCTGGACGAGGAGTTCGACGCGATGGCCGACTCAGTGGTCGTCGACGGCCGGCGGATAATCGAGCGCCGCGAGGGGATTACCTACGAGGGGCTGACGTGGTGA
- a CDS encoding metal-dependent hydrolase → MWPWGHAAVGYLLYTAYRWFRFDLRPHGVAVVALAVGTQFPDLIDKPLAWQFALLPNGRSFGHSLLVAAVLLAVVWVVARRFDARESVVAFGIGYVGHLFGDALYPALAGDFHYVGFLGWPLIPAIEYDLSSGGFLDHLFALDLGSLALFELGLTVVAVGLWYHHGCPGLWVLLPGDGRPAPEERPES, encoded by the coding sequence ATGTGGCCCTGGGGACACGCCGCCGTCGGCTACCTCCTGTACACCGCCTATCGCTGGTTCCGGTTCGACCTCCGACCGCACGGCGTCGCCGTCGTCGCGCTCGCGGTCGGCACGCAGTTTCCGGACCTGATCGACAAGCCACTGGCCTGGCAGTTCGCCCTCCTGCCGAACGGCCGATCGTTCGGACACTCGCTACTCGTCGCTGCCGTGCTCCTCGCAGTGGTCTGGGTCGTCGCGAGGCGTTTCGACGCCCGCGAGAGCGTGGTCGCGTTCGGTATCGGCTACGTCGGCCACCTGTTCGGCGACGCGCTCTACCCCGCGCTGGCCGGGGATTTCCACTACGTCGGCTTCCTCGGCTGGCCGCTGATTCCCGCCATCGAGTACGACCTGTCGAGCGGTGGCTTCCTCGACCACCTGTTCGCGCTCGATCTCGGTTCGCTCGCGCTCTTCGAGTTGGGCCTCACCGTCGTCGCAGTCGGGCTCTGGTACCACCACGGCTGTCCCGGGCTGTGGGTGCTACTGCCCGGCGATGGACGGCCGGCGCCCGAAGAGCGCCCGGAATCGTAA